CGGGGTCGGCGCCTTGCTGCTGTTCGGTGCGGTTCAACTGAGCATGAGCGCCTGGGGCCTGTATCGCGGCGAGCGTTTCAGACGCCAGGCCAGCGCCGGCCTGGCGCTCGCGATCGGCGGCCTGCTGGCGCTGTTGCTACCCGGCGCCAGCGCGCCGCCGCTCGGCGGCGCGCTGCTTATGCTGCTGGCGGGCGTGGCCTGGGGGGCCTACTCCCTGCTCGGCCGTGGTGTGGCCGACCCACTGGCGGCCACGGCCGGCAACTTCCTGCGCGCCGTACCCATGGCACTGTTGATCAGCGCACTGCTGGTGGGCCAGGCCAGCTTGGACGTGGCGGGACTGGGCTATGCCGTGCTGTCCGGTGCGCTGACCTCGGGGGTCGGCTACGCCATCTGGTACAGCGCCTTGCGTGGCCTGCAAGCTTTCCAGGCCGCCACCGTGCAGCTCAGCGTGCCGATCCTCGCCGCCCTGGCCGGCAGCCTGCTGCTCGA
The genomic region above belongs to Pseudomonas benzenivorans and contains:
- a CDS encoding DMT family transporter, with amino-acid sequence MTARTLLLTALAMVAFAGNSLLCRLALRDTDIDAASFTSLRIVSGALTLWLLLRLRASDNAGAGSWFAAAALLAYAAAFSFAYLSLDAGVGALLLFGAVQLSMSAWGLYRGERFRRQASAGLALAIGGLLALLLPGASAPPLGGALLMLLAGVAWGAYSLLGRGVADPLAATAGNFLRAVPMALLISALLVGQASLDVAGLGYAVLSGALTSGVGYAIWYSALRGLQAFQAATVQLSVPILAALAGSLLLDEALTLRLIVSAAAVLGGIALVLSAKQHGR